In Aulosira sp. FACHB-615, the DNA window TTGTGGTTAATTGAACAGCAGAAATCTTATTTAATGTGGGGAGACAGGCAAAAGCAAAAAGAAAAGCTCATCCACAAAAGTAAGCAGCGAATTTACCGGAATTTCGGGATAGTTGGGTTTATTGCCGTTTTAGTAATTGGCATTTGGGGCTGGTTAAACTATACAATTCCGGGGCAACTAACTCAAATTCGCTGGCAGTTGACTAATGCCAGTGAGCAAATTAACAATCCTCAGCATCAAGTAAAAGCTGTTTCCGCCTTTGCCAAGGATCAAAATTTCCCTCAAGCGTTGAAACTTGCCAATAAAATTACCGAATCTTCTAACAAAGCCTCTGCCTTAAGTGCCATTGCCGAAACCATTGGCAAACTCAACAACCCACAAAAAGCAGCCGAATTGCTGCAAACTGCCCTCGACTCTGCCAATAAAATTACCGATTTCAGTTACAAAGCCTCTGCCTTAAGTGCCATTGCCGAAACCATTGGCAAACTCAACAACCCACAAAAAGCAGCCGAATTGCTGCAAACTGCCCTCAACTCTGCCAACAACATTACCGATTTCAGTTACAAAGCCTCTGCCTTAAGTGCCATTGCCGAAACCATTGGCAAACTCAACAACCCACAAAAAGCAGCTGAGTTGCTGCAAACTGCCCTCAACTCTGCCAATAAAATTACCGAATCCAGTTACAAAGTCTATGCCTTAAGTGCCATTGCCGAAGCATATAGCAAACTCAACAACCCACAAAAAGCAGCCGAATTGCTGCAAACTGCCCTCAACTCTGCCAATAAAATTACCGAATCCAGTTACAAAGTCTATGCCTTAAGTGCCATTGCCGAAGCATATAGCAAACTCAACAACCCACAAAAAGCAGCCGAATTGCTGCAAACTGCCCTCAACTCTGCCAATAAAATTACCGAATCCAGTTACAAAGTCTATGCCTTAAGTGCCATTGCCGAAGCATATAGCAAACTCAACAACCCACAAAAAGCAGCCGAATTGCTGCAAACTGCCCTCGACTCTGCCAATAAAATTACCGAATCCTACTCCCAAGCCTATGCCTTAAGTGCCATTGTCGCAGCCATTGGCAAACTCAACAACCCACAAAAAGCAGCCGAATTGCTGCAAACTGCCCTCAACTCTGCCAATAAAATTACCGAATCCTACTCCCAAGCCGATGTCTTAAGTGCCATTGTCGCAGCCATTGGCAAACTCAACAACCCACAAAAAGCAGCCGAATTGCTGCAAACTGCCCTCAACTCTGCCAATAAAATTACCGATTTCAGTGACAAAGCCTCTGTCTTAAGCGCCATTGCCGCAGCCTACAGTAAACTCAACAACCAACAAAAAGCAGCTGAGTTGCTGCAAACTGCCCTCAAATCTGCCAACAACATTACCGATTTCAGTGACAAAGCCTCTGTCTTAAGCGCCATTGCCGCAGCCTACAGTAAACTCAACAACCAACAAAAAGCAGCTGAGTTGCTGCAATCTGCCCTCGACTCTGCCAATAACATTACCGATTCCAGTTCCAAAGCCTCTGCCTTAAGTGCCATTGCGGCAGCACAAGCAAACCTGAAAAACTGGGGACAAGCTCTCAAAGTCGTGGAAGGATGTAAACAATACAAAGATTGTGAGGTAGATTCCCTGGCGGGGGTTTTAACAATTTATGCCGAGCAGCAGCATCCCCAATTGAAGGAAAAAACTGAGGAGTGAGGAAAAAGTTTGATATATCAGCAAAACACCAATACGGTTCAGTTAAGGTTTTGATCCCCCCTTGGCACTGTTTTCAAACTATGTGATCCCCCCAACCCCTCTTGCCAAGGCTACGGTGTACACACAAGTACTATCTGCAAGGGTTTCAAACGTTATAAACCCCATAAATTGTCATTACGAGTGCAGCGATAGCGGAACGAAGTAATCCCATCATCCTGTAGTTTTTGCGATTGCTTCGTCGTTCCTCCTCGCAATGACAGGTGTTCAAAGCGATCGCATAACCTAAAGCTAGAATCAAAGTCCCCCTTTTTAAGGGGGATTTAGGGGGATCTTTAAGACGATTTAGCAAAACACAACCCCGACTCTAGAGAAAAATCGGGGTTGTGGTTTCAAGTTATGCGGTTAAAATTTGGCGGATTAAAATACTCATCACTTCATCAGGGTTATCTGTGGATAGTAAAGGACTCCAATCACCGACATTGGCATAACCCACTGCTTGCAAGTAATGTATTGTGCTGGTGACAGCTTTGGGAGAACCAATCAATAAATGTTTAATGCGTTCTCTTTTCGGAAATGACTGGGGAACAGACTGCGGATGTTCGGGATTTTCTCTTTCTTGTGCCATGATCATAATCGACTCTGAATAATGGGTTAAAGAAAGGCGATCGCAGACTCTGGCGTGAGGGGCGATCGCCTTTCTCATGTCTTTAATGATAGAGTATAATTTTATACTAGTCAACTACCCGGTTAAAAATATTTATAATATCAAGTTTGCTTAATTAGTGATAATTGCGACAATCATCGCACCCCACCCCCAACCCCTCCCCGTGAACGGGGAGGGGAGACAAAGCCTAGCTTTGGCGGGGTGGGGTTTATGGTTTTTAGTAAGTAATTAAGCGGACACAATATAACAAAAATATACTCAATTTTCAGGAGATCGGGAATTTGATGACTGGTTAAATCTGTATTAATTAATACTTGTAGTATTAGTCATATAGTGATAAACATAAAATCTGTAGAGACGTTGCATTGCAACATCTCTACAAAAAAATCCGTTTCATTTAAAAAAAAAGAATCCTGAATTAAAAATCCAGAATTCTTGTTGTTAAATTATTCCTTCTAATCCAACAAAAAAGGAAGAAGATGGCTAGACGGCTACTTCTAAACTAGATAGTCTGTCTGCCAATAGTTTTTCCAGGTCTTCTAAGGCTTTGGTAAATCCTTTGATACCTTCGTCTAGTTTGTCGTAAGCCATTTGGTCTTCGGCGTGCATTTTGTCGAAGGTGGCTTTGTCAATGGAGATTTTGGCAATGTCCAAAGAAGCGGCTTTAGAAGGATCAAGTTTGCGGGGTAGTTCGCCGATGGTGGCTTGCAATTCACCCAACAAAGAGGGAGAAATGGTGAGTAAATCACAACCTGCTAATTCAGTGATTTCACCAACGTTGCGGAAGCTTGCGCCCATAACTTCGGTTTTGTGGCCGAACTTTTTATAGTAGTTATAGATGGTGGTAACAGATACTACGCCTGGATCTTCAGCAGATGGGTAGCTGTCGCGTCCAGTTGATTTTTTATACCAGTCCAGAATCCGACCGACGAAGGGGGAAATGAGGGTAACACCTGCTTCAGCACAAGCGATCGCTTGATGTAAACCGAACAACAGAGTTAAGTTACAGTGAATGCCTT includes these proteins:
- a CDS encoding transaldolase, with the protein product MSKNLLEQLREVTVVVADTGDIKAIEKFTPRDATTNPSLITAAAQMPEYQDIVDQTLLQAKKDAGAGASKAQIVSLAFDRLAVSFGLKILQIIPGRVSTEVDARLSYDTEATVAKGREIIAQYKAAGIGPERILIKIASTWEGIRAAEILEKEGIHCNLTLLFGLHQAIACAEAGVTLISPFVGRILDWYKKSTGRDSYPSAEDPGVVSVTTIYNYYKKFGHKTEVMGASFRNVGEITELAGCDLLTISPSLLGELQATIGELPRKLDPSKAASLDIAKISIDKATFDKMHAEDQMAYDKLDEGIKGFTKALEDLEKLLADRLSSLEVAV
- a CDS encoding tetratricopeptide repeat protein is translated as MADSTPPFSINNILETLKQTTEAIAGFVQTVAGWIRDKKWVELISLILATIILAWVSRAAIAKFLGEQNSQWFFWICLVVGIMFTVAVVVAVVVKPSLSNAAQNPVERQAIKGLLSFTSQDAEIFSKLQRHQDIKNCLRILNNANFRVGILWGESGCGKTSFLQAGLIPQLEGAQGIYIQFTDKDPLITVKKALNKELNLNLSSAEIEKLDLIAVLNQSIATVQKPLILFFDQFEQFFVHYQSADARRPFIDALNNWYGNEEIAVKILMSFRSDLFYQQHELQQVLNYSLDSRNSIKLKKFSVEQATNVLEEIAKAENIEFDRRDIETFVEQELVDRGKDKSDEPISPVDIQILSLVISDQKTTKVRKFDKDALNKIGRFAGLLYQYLEGLLSLREQSATSAQKETVMKLLLELIDSNGLTRAGAFTLAQLQDKLKPIGAKDIQDAVRWLEQERLIMPLQQEEETAYQLAHERMIPAVLKLSGKILPKADKANELLNKQVKIWIDSNQNPRYLLGWRELWLIEQQKSYLMWGDRQKQKEKLIHKSKQRIYRNFGIVGFIAVLVIGIWGWLNYTIPGQLTQIRWQLTNASEQINNPQHQVKAVSAFAKDQNFPQALKLANKITESSNKASALSAIAETIGKLNNPQKAAELLQTALDSANKITDFSYKASALSAIAETIGKLNNPQKAAELLQTALNSANNITDFSYKASALSAIAETIGKLNNPQKAAELLQTALNSANKITESSYKVYALSAIAEAYSKLNNPQKAAELLQTALNSANKITESSYKVYALSAIAEAYSKLNNPQKAAELLQTALNSANKITESSYKVYALSAIAEAYSKLNNPQKAAELLQTALDSANKITESYSQAYALSAIVAAIGKLNNPQKAAELLQTALNSANKITESYSQADVLSAIVAAIGKLNNPQKAAELLQTALNSANKITDFSDKASVLSAIAAAYSKLNNQQKAAELLQTALKSANNITDFSDKASVLSAIAAAYSKLNNQQKAAELLQSALDSANNITDSSSKASALSAIAAAQANLKNWGQALKVVEGCKQYKDCEVDSLAGVLTIYAEQQHPQLKEKTEE